A part of Podarcis muralis chromosome 13, rPodMur119.hap1.1, whole genome shotgun sequence genomic DNA contains:
- the LOC114583321 gene encoding uncharacterized protein LOC114583321, protein MEQILLFLLVCICEQGLSAPAPVEVHGILPKSKTKGVDFCGVDKYYYIVRSDLGCYLRSTNFNAGKDLEIFGLHNAVRGGDHYLAHSDDLFYVIKGDSYRRVSNLNTDSGSVVYTLHRNCQNGDHYFSHDKYFYIIFKKKGVYRRVTNMHEDLDVVQKPLHPKVKDGLYYWGIKDHIYLVKPGSKWGVEYHRMDDFSNANPSTFSFHASVLNFLPGGVSINHGKAFGVWHSVKTFRNDAKISVFWEQQIVRKVGYEKKEMHSMEHNWKVSSSVTVGAGGLTKLLLKAQISLTAEYGGTKIDSKDEAWSEATEVSEKVSCTLPPNATIYFWQYKLGLGNVDVLYCRDLAFTDNSNPPTYVPLPPAAD, encoded by the exons ATGGAGCAAATCCTCTTGTTCCTCCTGGTCTGCATATGTGAGCAGGGGCTTTCAGCCCCAGCTCCAGTTG AGGTCCATGGAATACTTCCCAAGAGCAAAACTAAAGGAGTTGATTTCTGTGGTGTGGACAAGTATTACTACATTGTCCGTTCCGACCTGGGCTGCTACTTGAGATCTACTAATTTCAATGCAGGCAAAGACCTGGAGATATTTGGTCTTCACAATGCTGTCCGTGGTGGAGACCACTACCTGGCCCATAGTGATGACTTATTTTATGTTATCAAGGGGGACTCTTACCGCCGAGTAAGCAACCTGAACACTGACAGTGGTAGTGTGGTCTACACTCTCCATCGCAACTGCCAAAACGGGGACCATTACTTCTCCCATGATAAGTACTTTTACATTATATTCAAGAAGAAGGGGGTGTACCGCCGTGTCACCAATATGCATGAAGACCTAGATGTCGTTCAGAAACCCCTTCACCCAAAGGTCAAAGACGGTCTGTATTACTGGGGAATCAAGGATCATATATACCTTGTGAAACCAGGTAGCAAATGGGGAGTTGAGTATCATCGAATGGATGACTTTTCAAACGCAAACCCTTCCACATTTTCCTTCCATGCTAGTGTGCTCAACTTCCTCCCTGGAGGCGTGTCTATAAATCATGGTAAAGCATTTGGTGTATGGCACTCTGTCAAAACCTTCAGAAATGATGCCAAAATAAGTGTTTTTTGGGAACAGCAAATTGTTAGGAAGGTTGGATATGAGAAGAAAGAGATGCACAGCATGGAACACAACTGGAAAGTATCTTCGAGTGTTACAGTTGGGGCAGGAGGTCTCACTAAATTACTGTTGAAGGCACAAATTTCCCTGACTGCTGAATATGGTGGGACGAAGATTGACAGCAAAGACGAAGCATGGAGCGAAgcaactgaagtctctgaaaaaGTCAGCTGCACTCTGCCTCCGAATGCCACCATTTATTTCTGGCAATACAAGCTGGGTTTGGGCAACGTTGACGTATTGTACTGCCGTGACCTGGCTTTTACTGATAATTCTAACCCACCTACTTATGTCCCATTGCCACCGGCAGCTGATTAA